Genomic segment of Thermodesulfobacteriota bacterium:
CGACCGCTTGAGGTGCCGATATGGCTGAGACCAGCGTGCAAGCTGCCGGCGCGGGCGAATCCCAGCTCGTCTGTTTCCGGCTGGCGGAAGAGGAGTTCGGGGTGGACATCACCCAGGTCCGGGAGATCGTGCGGCTTCCGGCCATCACCCACATCCCCCTCACGCCGGACTATGTCCGGGGGGTGGCCAACCTGCGGGGCGCGGTGCTGCCGGTCATCGACTGCCGCCGCCGTTTCGGCTTGCCGGTGATGCCGGCCACGGAGCGGACCCGGGTTCTGGTCCTGGACGTGTCCGGGATGATCGCCGGCATGGTGGTGGACGGGGTAAGTGAGGTGATGCGGGTCCCGCAGGGCGCCGTGGACCCGCCGCCGCCGGCCACCCAGGGCGGTATCACCGGCGACTTCCTGGCCGGGGTCATCAAACTGGACACCGGCCGCCGGCTGGTGCTCCTGATCCGGCCCGAAGAGGTGCTGGCTGTGGAGGCCGGTACCGCGGAGGGGACGGCCAGCCGCCCGGCGGCCCTGGCCCATGGCAGCGGCCGGCCGGCGGCGGCCACCGCCAAGGTGGCGGAGCGGCAGCTGGTCTCTTTTGCCGTCGCCGACGAGGAGTATGCCTTTGACATCGGGGTGGTGAAGGAGATCCTGCGCCACGGGGAGATCACCGCCCTGCCCGGGGCGCCGCCGGCGGTCCGGGGCCTGGTGACAGTCCGGGAGCAGCTCCTGCCGATCCTGGACCTGCGGATCCTCCTGGGCCTGGCTCCGGCGGACGGGGACGAGCAGCGGATCCTGGTGGTGGAGGGCGATGGCCCATCCATGGGCCTCATGGTGGACCGGGTGAAAGAGGTCCTGCGGGTGCCCTTGGACGAGATCCAGGCCGTGGACGATCTGGCCATGCGCACCAGCGAGCTGGACGCCGTGGCCCGCCTCGACGACGGCCGCCGTCTCATCCTCATCCTCGATGTCAACCGGCTGGCGGGCATCGAGGCAGTCGGCGAGCTGATGGAGGACACGGCGCCGGCCGCCGGGGAGACCGCAGGCCCCACCAGAGGGGCGGATCTGTCCGAGGAGCAGCTGGTCACCTTCGTGGTGGGTGGCGAGGAGTACGGCATCCGCATCACCCAGATCCGGGAGATCAACCGCCTGGGTCAGGTGACCCGGCTGCCCAAGGCGCCCGCCTTTCTGGCCGGGGTCACCAACCTCCGGGGGCAGGTCATCCCGCTCATCGACCTGCGGACCTGGTTCGATCTCGCGGACCGCAGCGTCAGCGACCGGACCCGGATCATCATTGTGGACCTGGACGGCCAGCGCACGGGCTTCATCGTCGACCAGGTCAACGAGGTGCTGCGCATCCCCGGCGCCCAGATCGAGGCGACGCCGGCCCTCCTGGAGACCCGGGTGGACCGGGAGCAGCGAGCCTTCATCACCGGCATCGGCAAGCTCGATGCCGGCAAGCGCATGGTCCTCATCCTGGATGTCAGCCGCATGCTGACCGCCGGCGAGCAGCAGGCCCTGGCAGCCCTGTCCGCGGCCAGCAGCGCGGCGCCGGCCTCCCCGATGACCGCCAAGCCGAAGCCGGCCCGCAAAAGCGGCGCCAAGAAGACCAGGGCCAGGGCCGAGGACGCCATGGCCATCGACGACTGACCGCAGCAGCCCTGGTCGCTCCACAGGTCTTCCAGGTCCCACAGGTCGTCCCAGGGGCCGCATGAGGCCGGAACGCCGGGACCGAACGGGCCTGCAGCCTTTGCGACACACCCTGAGGAGACAAACATGCCAGCCCAGATCCGGGTTCTCATCGCCGACGACTCCGCGCTCATGCGGCGCGTGTTGCGGGAGATCCTGGAGACCGATCCCAGGGTGGAGGTGGTGGGCGCGGCCCGGGACGGGGTGGACCTTCTGGACAAGGCCGCCCGTCTGAAGCCGGATGTCATCACCCTGGACATCAACATGCCCAACATGGACGGCCTTACCGCCCTGGGGCACCTGGTGCGGGACGGGCTGGGACAGGTGGTCATGGTGTCGTCCCTGACCCAGGCCGGGGCCGAGGCGACCTTGAAGGCCCTGGAGATGGGCGCCTTCGACTGCGTGGCCAAGCCGGGGGGCACGGTCTCCGCCAACCTGACGGTGGTGAGCGACGAGCTGTTGCGCAAGGTGCGGGCCGCGGCCAGCGCCGGCACGGTGGTGCGCCTGGCCCGACCGCGCAAGCGGCCTGGCCTGGCAGCAGAGCCCGTCCGGCCGGCCGCGCCCGTGCCCCAGCGCAGCCGGCCAGCGCCGTCCGTGCCGCCGGTGGGCCACAAGGCGGTCGCCATCGGCATCTCCACCGGCGGGCCGAAGACGATCCTGGATGTGCTGCCGGCCCTGCCCGCCGATCTGCCGGCCGCGGTGTTCATGGTCCAGCACCTGCCGCCCAGCTTCACCGCCTCCTACGCCGAGCGCCTGGATCGCTGCTGCCGGATGCGCTGCCTGGAGGCGCAAAGCGGCATGGTGGTCCAGCCCGGCACCATCTACCTGGGCCAGGGCGGCCGCCATCTCACCGTGGCCCGCCGGACCACCGGCGAGGTGGTGATCCGCACCCCCTCCCGGCCGGAGCATGCCTTCATGCCCTCGGTGGACGTGATGATGGAGTCGATTCTCGGGGTCTACGGCCAGGACACCGTGGGGGTGCTCATGACCGGCATGGGCGATGACGGGGCGAAGGCCATGGCCGCCATCCACCAGGCGGCGGGCGTCACCATTGCGGAAAGCGAGGAGAGCGCCGTGGTCTGGGGGATGCCCGGCGCGGCAGTGGCCCTCAATGCCGTCCAGCTCCTGGCCGGCAGCTGGGAGATGGCCCGTGAGATCATCAAAGCGGTGCAGGGCCGGTGATGCTGGACCCGGCTCTGGCATGCGCCTGACCAGTTATGCGACTCGATCTGGCGGATTTCCTCAAGATCCGGGACCTGATCCATGCCCAGACCGGGATCGCCTTTGACGAGAACAAGCTCCTCTTCGTCAAAAAGCGGCTGCAGATCCGCATGGAGGCCTGTCGCACGGAGACCGCCCTGGAGTATCTGCGCCTGCTCAAGTTCGGCGATCCCCGGGGGGAGGAGCTGCAGGCCTTCATCAACCTGCTCACGACCAACGAGACGTATTTCTTCCGGGAGTTCAATCAGCTGGTGGTGTTCGCCGAGCAGTGCCTGCCGGAGCTGGCCGCCCGGCGGGCCTCCATGAAGAACCGCCGCCTGCGGCTGTGGTCGGCGGGCTGCTCCACCGGCGAGGAGCCATACACCCTGGCCATCATCCTGCGGGAGATGCTGGAGGAGCCGGACAGCTGGCTGCTCGATGTCCTGGCCACGGACATCGACACCCGGGTGCTGAACACCGCCCGCAAGGGCCTCTATGACCGGCGGGCGGTGAAGG
This window contains:
- a CDS encoding chemotaxis protein CheW — protein: MAETSVQAAGAGESQLVCFRLAEEEFGVDITQVREIVRLPAITHIPLTPDYVRGVANLRGAVLPVIDCRRRFGLPVMPATERTRVLVLDVSGMIAGMVVDGVSEVMRVPQGAVDPPPPATQGGITGDFLAGVIKLDTGRRLVLLIRPEEVLAVEAGTAEGTASRPAALAHGSGRPAAATAKVAERQLVSFAVADEEYAFDIGVVKEILRHGEITALPGAPPAVRGLVTVREQLLPILDLRILLGLAPADGDEQRILVVEGDGPSMGLMVDRVKEVLRVPLDEIQAVDDLAMRTSELDAVARLDDGRRLILILDVNRLAGIEAVGELMEDTAPAAGETAGPTRGADLSEEQLVTFVVGGEEYGIRITQIREINRLGQVTRLPKAPAFLAGVTNLRGQVIPLIDLRTWFDLADRSVSDRTRIIIVDLDGQRTGFIVDQVNEVLRIPGAQIEATPALLETRVDREQRAFITGIGKLDAGKRMVLILDVSRMLTAGEQQALAALSAASSAAPASPMTAKPKPARKSGAKKTRARAEDAMAIDD
- a CDS encoding chemotaxis response regulator protein-glutamate methylesterase gives rise to the protein MPAQIRVLIADDSALMRRVLREILETDPRVEVVGAARDGVDLLDKAARLKPDVITLDINMPNMDGLTALGHLVRDGLGQVVMVSSLTQAGAEATLKALEMGAFDCVAKPGGTVSANLTVVSDELLRKVRAAASAGTVVRLARPRKRPGLAAEPVRPAAPVPQRSRPAPSVPPVGHKAVAIGISTGGPKTILDVLPALPADLPAAVFMVQHLPPSFTASYAERLDRCCRMRCLEAQSGMVVQPGTIYLGQGGRHLTVARRTTGEVVIRTPSRPEHAFMPSVDVMMESILGVYGQDTVGVLMTGMGDDGAKAMAAIHQAAGVTIAESEESAVVWGMPGAAVALNAVQLLAGSWEMAREIIKAVQGR
- a CDS encoding protein-glutamate O-methyltransferase CheR; this translates as MRLDLADFLKIRDLIHAQTGIAFDENKLLFVKKRLQIRMEACRTETALEYLRLLKFGDPRGEELQAFINLLTTNETYFFREFNQLVVFAEQCLPELAARRASMKNRRLRLWSAGCSTGEEPYTLAIILREMLEEPDSWLLDVLATDIDTRVLNTARKGLYDRRAVKEMPPEYLDQWLTRTRTGQYRVHPILRHMCRFEHLNMHQDSQMARVVNVDFIFCRNVLIYFDDLARQKVVAHFFESLNPGGYIFLGHSESMSRISNAFRAIRRGGMILYQKPWL